The following DNA comes from SAR324 cluster bacterium.
ACAAAATAGAGTTGGTTCGTACCAAAAGTGGGGAAACGGAGATAGCCGAGTACAGGAGAATGCATTGCTTCCATCAATCAGGGGAACGACAGTCAACAGAAAAAGGTTATCACGATAGAGGAGGTATTCTGGCGAGGCAAGCGGGGAGTGGGAGGATCAGGTGTTCGAAGGATTCACTGAGTCAACTTTGCACGCCATAAATCGTAGTCGCACGTAGTCGGCCGTCCATTTGCCAGAGTCAGCACACAGGGTGGGAGCCAACTCCTCGGTGACCTCAGCAATCATCTCTTCACGCGTTGCTCCCTCCGTACTCAGAAACAAACCTGCAAAGGTCTCCAACCAGCCTCGAAGCTCTCCTGGCAAGACCGTTGGACGGGGAATCAACTGAATCACTGGCACCTGAAAGCCAACTTCTTCCAGGAGCTGACGATATTCCTCCACGCTGGGAAAGTACCAGGGATTCACAGGCGCCAAGCCTCTGTGCTGACGGGCCTTCGTCAGCGCTGCCAAGATGGAAACCACATTCCCCTGTCCTCCCATTTCTGCGACAAACCGACCAGAAGGCTTCAACGCTCGCTTTACACCTGCAATGACTTCTCTAGGCTGAGTCATCCAATGTAGGGCTGCGTTGGAGAAAACCGCATCAAAAACACCTTCAAATTCCAAATGTTGCCCATCCATCACTCGGGCGTTGATACTTTTTGCCAGCGAGGATTCAACCATCGCAGAGCTACTATCGACCGCTATGACATGGCAACCAGCATCTATCAACTTCAGGGTTAGCTCGCCATCTCCACAGCCAAGGTCGAGTACCATCTCTCCAGCCTTTGGATGCAGCAGTTGCAATACTGGTTTTCCCAAATCACTAACGAACCTTGCGTTTTGGTCATACCCAACTGGATCCCAATGTGTAGCGATGTTTTCCTCACTCATTGCTGACTCTCTGAATCAATTGGCAAAATCGGTTCCAACTCTTCCTTCCGGACCAAGTGGTCATGCAGCATCTGTTCAGCAGTCTGGGCAATCAAGCGGAAGTACAGTCCTGGATAGGGAGCCAACAGTTCATCCGTAGCAAGCTGACGTCGCAGGCGATTCTGGAGGGTCTCATCTAGATGGAGCAGTTCATAGACTGGCAGCTGACCTCCGACTGCAGACCGAACCAAGCGCTGGGAAAGTACCAGTAGCAGGGTATCTGCAATCAGCGCCCACTCAACACCAAGATTTTCCAGACGCTGTAGGCAACTGAGTATATTGTTCGTGTGCAGGGTTGCTAGTACCAATTGACCTGTTAGCGCTGCCTTGAATGCAATCTGGGCCGTTTCCTCATCCTGAATCTCTCCCACCAGAATCACGTCTGGATCCTGACACAAGGTTGCTAGCAGTGCTTCTGCAAACCCTAGTCCCTGCGCAGGCTGCACCGAAACCTGTGTCAGGCATGGCAGATGATACTCAACCGAATCTTCAATCGTGATCACATTCTTGCGTTGAGCGTTAAGCGTCGAGCTGATTCAAAAGGGCATAGAGCGTTGTCGTCTTGCCACTGCCGGTCAGTCCAACAACGAGCAGCATCCTGTATTGACGTCACATCACGGTCTTGAGTACTGCTCGATCATCTTCATAAAAGCCAAGTTGTGCCAGATCCAGCCACAGATCCCCAGATTCCAACAAGCACAGTACCGGCTTCTCACCATGTTCAGTTGGCAGACTGGAGAGCCGCAGGTCGTAAAGCTGGCCATCTGGGGTTTGTTGCTGCAGGTAGCCATCCTGGGGTCTGCGACGTACTGCGATGTCCAACCCAGCCTATAGCTTCAGGTGAGGTAACAACTGACTGGAGAGCAAGGAGCGGAGTTCTGGTAGTGTCTGCAATTCACCATCGATGTGTAGACACCCCAGCAGTTGATCTGGCTGCTGACCGGGTTCCAAATGAATGCCAGAAGCCCCGTAGCGCAGGGCCACATTGAACAGTTTCTGCAACTGTTGGGAAACCTCCACCTCCTCCATTGCAGGAGCATCACCACGTCCTTCACGATAGAGTTGAGCCAGCCACACCCGGTTCACCAAGCCGAGGCAGAGACCAGGATGCTGGAACTGCAAGCGTGGAAGACGTCGCTAATCTGCCAGAGCGGTCAGCACCAGCCAGGGAATGCCATCGCTACCCACCACCAGCAACAGGGATTCATGAAAGAGTGCTTCCTGCTCACTCCGAGGGATAGACCACAGTTGGTTGACCTCCCTGGGCAACAGGGGCAACTGATATCGACGAGCCAGGTGCTCCAAGACCACACCTTTCAACGTGGGGTGCTCCTTAAGAATCCTCTGTAGCTGAGAAAAATCAGCCAGCAATTCTGCTGCATCCTCCGGCTGGCAAACCAAGTCTCTGGGCAGTACTCCCTCCTGGCGCAACCACTTGAGCAACTGCATTCAGTGGCTCCTACACATACTGTAAGCCTCTGAGATCTCGATGAAAAAGATTTCGCTTTGTCTAGATTCCGTTACCATGGTTTCTCTTCAAAAATCCCAACTCAACAGGAGCATTGCTCGATGGTTCGCATCACAAAAGTCTACACCCGTACCGGAGACACTGGCGAGACCGGACTCGTTGGCGGAACCCGTCTACCCAAAGATCACCCTCGAATCGAAGGTTTTGGCACTGTCGACGAACTGAACAGCTGCTTGGGGTTAGTTCGCAGTTTCAACGCTCAAAAGCCACAATCTGAGCGTCGAGACAAGCTCGAGTTGATCCTACAGGCAATCCAACAGAAGCTCTTCGACATGGGTTCCGAACTGGCCACACTGCCAGGTGACGAATACCCCGGACAGATCAAGCTGGAGGAAGCCGATGCTGCTTGGCTGGAAGAAGTGATTGATGCGATGAACACCGAGCTGGAACCCTTGAAGAGTTTTATCCTGCCGGGAGGAACGCCACTCAATGCCTTCCTGCATCAGTCTCGCACCACTTGTCGTCGGGCAGAGCGTGCAGTCCTATGTCTACACCGAGTTGAACCCATCAATCCAGCAATTCTGAAGTATCTCAACCGCCTCTCTGATGCCTTGTTCGTCTTTGGTCGCTGGGTCACAGCCAAGCTGGATGAAACCGAACTGCTCTGGCAACCTGGTAGCACTCGTCCTGACTGGCGCTGGTCAACTAACGACTGAAGCCACCTCCCAACCATGCCGGGAAAGCATCATCCTGAACAACTGCTACAGGCGCTCTGGTGTCTACCTGTTGCCACGAAGTTTCAGACCACAACCGGTGAACAGTTGCGAGTCAAGTTTCCTGGTTGGCTCAATTCTGGAGCTGGTCCTGATTTTCTGGAAGCTCGGCTGTGTCTAGGCGATCAACAGCTTTATGGTGCTGTCGAATTCCATACACACACTCGGCTCTGGCAGGCGCATGGACACCCCGATGATCCAGCCTACCAACAGGTGATCCTGCACGTGGTGCTCTATCACGATGCCCGGCTTCCCGCACTGGTTCGTGAAGACGGGCAGACGATCCCAGTCATCGAACTGGCCACCCAATTACCAGAAAAGTGGGAGCAACTTGTACCTGATGGTGCTGCACTGCTCAAGGAATACGATCGCTTGCCCGG
Coding sequences within:
- a CDS encoding class I SAM-dependent methyltransferase, yielding MSEENIATHWDPVGYDQNARFVSDLGKPVLQLLHPKAGEMVLDLGCGDGELTLKLIDAGCHVIAVDSSSAMVESSLAKSINARVMDGQHLEFEGVFDAVFSNAALHWMTQPREVIAGVKRALKPSGRFVAEMGGQGNVVSILAALTKARQHRGLAPVNPWYFPSVEEYRQLLEEVGFQVPVIQLIPRPTVLPGELRGWLETFAGLFLSTEGATREEMIAEVTEELAPTLCADSGKWTADYVRLRFMACKVDSVNPSNT
- a CDS encoding ATPase, T2SS/T4P/T4SS family; this translates as MSSTLNAQRKNVITIEDSVEYHLPCLTQVSVQPAQGLGFAEALLATLCQDPDVILVGEIQDEETAQIAFKAALTGQLVLATLHTNNILSCLQRLENLGVEWALIADTLLLVLSQRLVRSAVGGQLPVYELLHLDETLQNRLRRQLATDELLAPYPGLYFRLIAQTAEQMLHDHLVRKEELEPILPIDSESQQ
- a CDS encoding cob(I)yrinic acid a,c-diamide adenosyltransferase, whose translation is MVRITKVYTRTGDTGETGLVGGTRLPKDHPRIEGFGTVDELNSCLGLVRSFNAQKPQSERRDKLELILQAIQQKLFDMGSELATLPGDEYPGQIKLEEADAAWLEEVIDAMNTELEPLKSFILPGGTPLNAFLHQSRTTCRRAERAVLCLHRVEPINPAILKYLNRLSDALFVFGRWVTAKLDETELLWQPGSTRPDWRWSTND